In a single window of the Dysgonomonas mossii genome:
- the gap gene encoding type I glyceraldehyde-3-phosphate dehydrogenase, whose protein sequence is MKAIKVGINGFGRIGRLVFRAAQSRSDIQIVGINDLMDVEYIAYMLKYDSIHGQFDGSIETKDGKLVVNGNTIRISAEKDPANLKWNEVEAEYIVESTGLFLTKEKAQAHIAAGAKYVIMSGPSKDDTPMFVPGVNDDKYVKGTQFISNASCTTNCLALVAKVLNDKFGIEEALMSTIHSTTATQKTVDGPSLKDWRGGRAASGNIIPSTTGAAKAVGKVIPELNGKLTGMSFRVPTLDVSVVDLTARLSKPTSYEEICKAMKEASEGSLKGYLAYTADEVVSSDMIGNPNTAIFDEKAGIMLNPTFVKVVAWYDNEWGFSCKVLDSIAAMKKVNG, encoded by the coding sequence ATGAAAGCAATTAAAGTAGGTATTAATGGTTTTGGACGTATCGGACGTTTGGTGTTTAGAGCTGCTCAAAGCAGAAGTGATATACAAATAGTTGGTATCAACGATTTGATGGATGTTGAATATATAGCTTATATGCTCAAATATGATAGCATCCACGGACAATTTGATGGATCAATTGAGACTAAAGACGGCAAACTTGTTGTCAATGGAAATACAATCCGCATCTCAGCAGAAAAAGATCCTGCTAATCTGAAATGGAATGAGGTTGAAGCCGAATATATAGTAGAATCTACAGGGTTATTCCTTACGAAGGAGAAAGCTCAAGCACATATTGCAGCAGGTGCAAAATATGTAATTATGTCGGGTCCATCTAAGGATGATACACCAATGTTTGTTCCGGGTGTAAATGACGACAAGTATGTGAAAGGCACTCAGTTCATATCTAACGCATCATGTACCACTAACTGTCTGGCATTGGTAGCCAAAGTACTGAACGATAAGTTCGGCATAGAAGAAGCGTTGATGAGTACTATACACTCAACCACTGCCACTCAAAAAACAGTAGACGGACCATCGTTGAAAGACTGGAGAGGAGGACGTGCAGCTTCGGGTAATATTATCCCTTCAACTACAGGAGCCGCAAAGGCTGTAGGCAAAGTGATCCCTGAACTCAACGGAAAATTAACCGGTATGTCTTTCCGCGTACCAACTCTTGATGTGTCTGTTGTCGACCTGACTGCACGTTTGTCTAAACCGACTTCTTACGAAGAAATTTGTAAAGCAATGAAAGAGGCTTCGGAAGGATCATTAAAGGGTTATTTGGCATATACCGCCGACGAAGTTGTATCGTCTGACATGATAGGTAATCCGAACACTGCTATTTTTGACGAAAAAGCGGGGATTATGCTTAACCCTACATTTGTAAAAGTAGTAGCGTGGTACGATAACGAATGGGGATTCTCTTGTAAAGTATTGGATTCAATCGCTGCAATGAAAAAAGTAAACGGATAA
- a CDS encoding GlxA family transcriptional regulator: protein MSKQLKIRHIVFLVPPNSTLLTMVGPLEVFTKAIEQFDMVDKDIDFTYQAHVVSMGKGRQIDTSSGLSILSEGCYTEIDYPIDTLIVTGLARHLEDNLKDEMIEWIKDQAKTTRRICSVCSGAFILAEAGLLDGKKATAHWSRNEALEQMYPLVNVQIARIFIKDGNIYTAAGITSGMDLALALIEEDLGQSFALHIARWLVLYLKRPGNQAQFSSYLDSKLIGNPTIRRVCEWILEHLREDITVEKMAEYAAMSPRNFARVFVRELRVTPAKFINKLRVENASQHLIETQLSLDEIADNCGLKTGENLRRQFISFMEITPAQYRKSFRSSWADVAV from the coding sequence ATGAGTAAACAGTTAAAAATAAGGCATATTGTGTTTCTGGTTCCTCCCAACTCCACCCTGCTGACTATGGTTGGCCCATTGGAGGTATTTACTAAAGCAATCGAACAGTTTGATATGGTAGATAAGGATATTGATTTCACGTATCAGGCACATGTCGTATCTATGGGTAAGGGAAGGCAGATCGATACATCTTCGGGTTTATCAATATTAAGTGAAGGATGTTATACCGAAATAGATTATCCGATTGACACGCTTATTGTAACAGGATTGGCTCGCCATCTTGAGGATAACCTGAAGGATGAGATGATAGAATGGATCAAAGATCAGGCAAAAACGACCCGTCGGATATGTTCGGTCTGTTCGGGTGCTTTTATTCTTGCCGAAGCAGGATTGCTGGATGGGAAGAAAGCAACTGCCCATTGGTCGAGAAATGAAGCGTTGGAACAGATGTATCCTTTAGTAAATGTGCAGATAGCCCGTATTTTTATTAAGGATGGAAATATTTATACAGCGGCAGGGATTACCTCCGGTATGGATTTGGCTTTGGCTCTCATCGAAGAAGATCTGGGACAGTCGTTTGCCTTGCATATTGCCCGCTGGTTGGTCTTGTATCTCAAACGCCCCGGCAATCAGGCACAATTCAGCTCATATTTAGATTCTAAATTGATCGGTAACCCAACTATCCGAAGGGTTTGCGAATGGATACTTGAACACCTGAGAGAAGACATCACGGTAGAAAAAATGGCAGAATATGCGGCAATGAGCCCTCGTAATTTTGCTCGTGTCTTTGTGCGCGAACTGCGTGTAACCCCAGCGAAGTTTATCAATAAGCTGCGTGTGGAAAATGCCAGTCAACATCTTATCGAAACACAATTATCTCTTGACGAAATAGCCGATAATTGTGGACTAAAGACAGGTGAAAATCTTCGCCGTCAGTTTATAAGCTTTATGGAGATTACTCCGGCTCAATATCGGAAAAGCTTCCGATCTTCTTGGGCAGACGTTGCCGTGTAA
- a CDS encoding Gfo/Idh/MocA family oxidoreductase produces MKTNRRDFFKILGSAAALTIIPRHVMGRGYIAPSDQLTKGIIGTGSMGRGHVNYAGTRLVAVCDVDKKHLELGKHLVTDNIAAYHDFRDLILDKNVDIVHIATPPHWHGIMSVEAAKAGKDIWCEKPMTRTIGEGKRVMEAVKQYGSKFRLNTWFRFTDNFYGLGTPVRPLKKLVQSGMLGWPLKVTISRHTGFDWKFYWVGKENLQPEAIPAELDYDMWLGPAPYKPYNSHRVHQTFRGYWDYDGGGLGDMGQHYIDPVQYFLGKDHTSPMKVEVDAPQQHPDAIGTWRSITYTYDDGCQIVLWGDDYGDPNTPYISGPNGNVYKNFVCDIPYWEKKLAAYPEPEEQVTDFIESVKTRKQFALNEQNGFRSSTIVNMGIVALRLNRTLHFDPVKLEFVNDDAANRLLDQPMRAPWNI; encoded by the coding sequence ATGAAAACAAATAGGAGAGACTTTTTTAAAATTTTAGGAAGCGCAGCAGCTCTTACTATTATTCCTCGTCATGTGATGGGTAGAGGCTACATTGCTCCCAGCGATCAGTTGACTAAGGGGATTATAGGAACAGGCAGCATGGGGCGTGGTCATGTGAATTACGCAGGCACAAGGTTGGTTGCTGTATGTGATGTGGATAAAAAGCATCTGGAGTTGGGGAAACACCTTGTAACTGATAATATTGCAGCATATCACGATTTCCGCGATTTGATATTAGACAAAAATGTTGACATTGTTCATATAGCAACACCTCCCCATTGGCATGGTATAATGTCTGTGGAGGCGGCCAAGGCCGGAAAAGATATTTGGTGCGAGAAACCCATGACCCGTACCATAGGAGAAGGAAAGCGTGTGATGGAGGCTGTTAAGCAATATGGTTCGAAGTTTCGTTTGAATACATGGTTTCGTTTCACTGATAATTTTTATGGATTGGGAACACCGGTTCGCCCGCTAAAGAAGTTGGTGCAGAGCGGTATGCTGGGTTGGCCATTAAAGGTTACGATCAGCAGGCATACAGGCTTCGACTGGAAATTCTACTGGGTAGGAAAAGAAAACCTTCAGCCGGAGGCTATTCCTGCCGAGCTTGATTATGATATGTGGCTTGGCCCGGCACCGTACAAGCCTTATAATAGTCATCGTGTACACCAAACGTTCCGTGGGTATTGGGATTACGACGGAGGCGGTTTGGGAGATATGGGCCAGCATTATATAGATCCTGTACAATATTTCCTTGGCAAAGATCATACCAGCCCGATGAAAGTGGAAGTGGATGCGCCACAACAACATCCCGATGCAATAGGTACATGGCGTTCTATCACATATACTTACGATGATGGTTGCCAGATCGTACTGTGGGGTGATGATTATGGAGATCCTAACACGCCGTATATATCAGGGCCAAACGGTAATGTTTATAAAAATTTTGTTTGTGATATACCTTATTGGGAAAAGAAACTAGCTGCCTATCCCGAGCCCGAAGAACAGGTTACAGATTTCATCGAAAGTGTGAAAACGCGTAAACAGTTTGCCCTTAACGAGCAGAATGGCTTCCGCTCGTCTACAATAGTAAATATGGGAATTGTAGCGTTGAGGCTAAATCGCACGCTGCATTTTGATCCCGTAAAACTTGAGTTTGTGAATGATGATGCGGCTAACCGTTTGCTTGACCAACCAATGCGTGCCCCTTGGAATATTTAA
- a CDS encoding DUF1080 domain-containing protein, which yields MKKIYSLLGVFLFCSVMIFAQYPTNRTAKTIVADVLAQMPAQQTEQYYAQIKDLASTGEEGVLLLVKMMNPLGKGANSQVEFALSGLSHYVSAEGMGDKRQVVSGAYIKALDMVSDREIKAFIIRQLELIGKDEAVAKLATYLADESLCGPAAAALSAINTPSSQKALLNALSASADDKSSESIILALAKLKVTDAENSLRRLLDTNDTDKKKTVLYALSQLGSKASLQDLALAAEKDNYTMGKSGANEAYIALIKRVLTQGDKKEAEKAASDLMKKAEKAGQTQTRSATLQILMEAKPANVLQQLQSALKDGNRNYRYAALTYASNYADSKMYAELIKSLKKTKPDAQLDILNWLGEESESQNKRNEIKPLIIEPAIGFLTAGSADMKKSAANILAKTTDPKAIAALAYLLNDADPKTVAIAKDALSATNGDIASAVVPVIAGANAAGKVAGLQLLAERKSSANIATVLEQINSTSPDVQTAAYTALKDVVSAENLNQLYALLESASSENVPYVQQAIAGALQSYSNEKQYDVIMARMGQVSNDKQYLYYPVLSKTGDEKALSFIVDRFNKESGVAKDAAFQALSDWKDIDAAAELLAICKNRADILYFDRAINRYIQLVANPKLTGENRRLLLTDALEIARTDGQKNSILSQLGNTGSYLALLCAGQYLDSKPLQQAAADAVAKIALGNKNYTGKVVEELLNKVIDVLSNADADYQKQAIRKHLNEMPKEEGFVSIFNGKDLDGWKGIVENPIARAKMKPAVLAKKQQAADKVAAKHWKAENGILVFDGKGGDNLCTVKQYGDFEMYVDWNLDPAGPEADAGIYLRGVPQVQIWDVSRVNVGAQVGSGGLYNNEKNPKDPLTLADNKLGEWNTFYIKMVGDRVTVKLNGVLVVDNVILENYWDRSQPISPIEQIELQAHGSKVYYRNIYVKELERSKPFELSADEKKEGFKILFDGTNMHQWTGNTTDYQLQDGCIALDPKGGRGGNLYTKDEFANFIYRFEFQLTPAANNGVGIRTPMGVDAAYDGMEIQILDHDNPVYKDITPLQVHGSVYGIIGAKRAKFKPMGEWNEEEIIANGNHIKVTLNGEVILDGDIKEATKNGTADGHQHPGLFNPKGHIGFLGHGSPVKFRNIRIKELK from the coding sequence ATGAAAAAAATATACTCATTATTAGGCGTATTTCTGTTTTGTTCAGTGATGATATTTGCACAATATCCGACAAACAGAACCGCTAAAACCATTGTTGCTGATGTTTTGGCACAAATGCCGGCTCAGCAAACTGAACAATATTATGCCCAGATAAAAGATTTGGCTTCTACAGGAGAAGAAGGTGTTTTGCTGTTGGTGAAGATGATGAATCCTTTAGGTAAAGGAGCTAATTCGCAAGTAGAATTTGCTTTAAGCGGACTTTCTCACTATGTTTCTGCCGAAGGGATGGGAGATAAAAGACAAGTGGTGTCCGGCGCTTATATCAAAGCCCTTGATATGGTAAGTGATCGTGAGATCAAAGCTTTTATTATCAGACAACTAGAACTGATAGGTAAGGATGAGGCTGTTGCTAAGCTTGCTACATATCTTGCTGATGAGTCTCTCTGTGGTCCTGCTGCCGCAGCTTTATCGGCGATCAACACGCCGTCGTCACAAAAAGCGTTATTGAATGCTTTAAGTGCTTCTGCCGACGATAAGTCTTCGGAAAGTATTATTCTGGCATTAGCTAAACTGAAAGTAACCGATGCCGAAAATTCACTAAGGCGTTTATTGGATACCAATGATACAGACAAGAAGAAAACTGTATTGTATGCATTAAGCCAGCTTGGATCAAAGGCTTCTTTGCAGGATTTAGCTCTTGCAGCCGAAAAAGACAATTATACAATGGGTAAAAGTGGTGCTAACGAAGCTTATATTGCCCTCATTAAACGTGTACTCACTCAGGGAGATAAAAAAGAGGCAGAAAAAGCAGCCTCAGATCTGATGAAAAAAGCAGAAAAAGCAGGGCAAACACAGACCCGTTCAGCAACATTACAAATACTGATGGAGGCGAAGCCTGCAAATGTCTTGCAGCAACTGCAGAGTGCACTCAAAGACGGCAATCGTAATTACAGATATGCTGCGTTGACATACGCTTCTAACTATGCAGATAGCAAAATGTATGCGGAGCTGATTAAATCATTGAAAAAGACAAAACCTGATGCACAGTTGGATATTCTCAACTGGCTCGGGGAGGAATCTGAATCGCAGAATAAACGAAACGAAATAAAGCCTTTGATCATTGAACCTGCAATTGGTTTTTTGACGGCAGGTAGCGCTGATATGAAAAAATCGGCAGCAAATATACTGGCTAAGACCACAGATCCGAAGGCGATAGCAGCTCTTGCTTATTTATTGAACGATGCCGACCCTAAAACGGTAGCAATAGCCAAAGACGCATTGTCTGCTACAAATGGAGATATTGCTTCTGCCGTTGTTCCTGTAATAGCAGGAGCAAACGCAGCCGGAAAAGTAGCCGGATTACAGTTGTTGGCTGAGCGCAAATCTTCGGCTAATATAGCTACAGTGCTTGAACAAATCAATTCTACATCGCCGGATGTGCAGACTGCTGCATATACAGCTCTCAAAGATGTGGTTTCGGCAGAAAACCTAAACCAATTGTATGCTCTTCTTGAGTCTGCTTCTTCAGAAAATGTTCCTTATGTTCAGCAGGCGATTGCAGGTGCTCTCCAGTCATATTCAAATGAAAAACAATATGATGTTATCATGGCTCGTATGGGGCAGGTGAGTAACGATAAACAGTATTTATATTATCCTGTGCTATCAAAGACGGGCGATGAAAAAGCATTGAGCTTTATTGTCGATCGTTTCAACAAAGAAAGCGGAGTGGCAAAGGATGCCGCTTTTCAAGCATTATCAGATTGGAAAGATATCGATGCTGCGGCTGAGTTACTTGCTATTTGCAAAAACAGAGCGGATATCCTGTATTTCGACAGGGCAATTAACCGATATATCCAATTAGTCGCTAATCCTAAGCTTACAGGAGAAAACAGGCGTTTGCTTCTTACCGATGCTTTGGAAATAGCACGCACTGATGGCCAAAAGAATAGTATTTTGTCTCAGTTGGGTAATACAGGTTCTTATCTGGCTTTGCTATGTGCCGGACAATATTTGGATAGTAAGCCTTTGCAACAGGCTGCAGCAGATGCTGTGGCTAAAATAGCTTTAGGCAATAAAAATTATACAGGTAAGGTGGTAGAGGAACTGTTGAACAAGGTAATAGATGTATTGAGCAATGCTGACGCTGATTACCAGAAACAGGCTATCCGCAAGCATCTGAATGAAATGCCGAAAGAAGAAGGCTTTGTTTCTATTTTCAACGGAAAAGACTTAGATGGATGGAAAGGAATTGTAGAAAATCCGATAGCCCGTGCAAAAATGAAACCGGCTGTGCTGGCTAAAAAGCAACAAGCAGCCGATAAGGTAGCGGCAAAACATTGGAAAGCTGAAAATGGAATCCTTGTCTTCGACGGAAAAGGAGGAGATAACCTTTGCACTGTGAAACAGTATGGCGACTTTGAAATGTATGTTGATTGGAACCTAGATCCTGCGGGGCCTGAGGCAGACGCCGGAATTTATTTGCGGGGAGTTCCTCAAGTGCAGATATGGGATGTATCACGTGTAAATGTAGGAGCACAAGTAGGATCGGGCGGATTATATAATAATGAGAAAAATCCAAAAGACCCATTGACTCTCGCCGATAATAAATTGGGAGAATGGAACACGTTTTATATTAAAATGGTAGGAGACCGTGTTACTGTAAAATTGAATGGAGTATTGGTCGTAGATAATGTGATTCTTGAAAACTACTGGGATCGTAGCCAGCCGATTTCGCCTATCGAGCAGATAGAACTGCAAGCTCATGGCAGCAAAGTATATTATCGTAATATATATGTCAAAGAATTGGAGAGGTCTAAACCTTTTGAGCTATCGGCAGACGAGAAAAAGGAAGGATTCAAAATTTTGTTTGATGGTACAAATATGCACCAATGGACAGGAAATACAACCGATTACCAATTGCAGGATGGCTGTATAGCCCTCGATCCGAAAGGTGGTCGTGGCGGAAATCTTTATACAAAAGATGAGTTTGCAAACTTTATATATCGTTTCGAGTTTCAGCTTACTCCTGCGGCTAACAACGGGGTAGGTATCCGTACACCGATGGGTGTGGATGCTGCGTATGATGGCATGGAAATCCAGATCTTAGATCATGATAATCCTGTTTATAAAGATATCACACCATTGCAAGTACATGGTTCTGTGTATGGCATAATAGGGGCAAAACGTGCTAAGTTCAAACCGATGGGCGAATGGAACGAAGAGGAGATAATCGCGAATGGTAATCATATAAAGGTAACGCTCAACGGAGAGGTTATTCTCGATGGAGATATCAAAGAAGCAACCAAGAACGGAACAGCAGATGGGCATCAGCATCCCGGTTTGTTCAATCCGAAGGGGCATATAGGCTTCTTGGGGCATGGTTCGCCGGTTAAGTTTAGAAATATAAGGATTAAAGAACTGAAATAG
- a CDS encoding lipid II:glycine glycyltransferase FemX — MVIEVFEKEIRDINDTPIVQQTAFWSEVKSHQGLGTKAFDFKVKNRDIYTNVGGHSYTNADVLVLQKPLNSEYSMAYVPYGPEIEPSEEFQGRFLEELSEIIRSHLPKSCIAIRYDLNWQSHWCDESNYDDQGVWIGPPEKKYQEFQLNYGTVEWNLRKSNSDILPSTTIYLDLSLSEDEILMQMKPKTRYNIRLAQKKGIRVNRVGLDKISIWYDLYKETALRNGLYINDIEYFSSVLTAKADDTASPARVELLLAEHEGEPLAAIFLVMSGHRGTYLYGASSSRKRNYMPTYALQWEAIKIAKEYGCTEYDMFGVSPGPDHSHPMYGLYQFKTGFGGELFHHLGCWDYLLDEENYRYLLISEMNAQGYYLS, encoded by the coding sequence ATGGTAATTGAAGTATTTGAAAAAGAAATAAGAGACATAAACGATACACCGATTGTACAACAAACAGCCTTTTGGTCTGAGGTGAAGAGTCATCAGGGATTGGGTACCAAAGCTTTCGACTTTAAGGTAAAGAACAGAGATATATACACAAATGTAGGGGGACACTCATATACCAATGCTGATGTACTGGTACTACAAAAGCCTTTAAACTCGGAATATAGCATGGCTTATGTGCCTTATGGTCCCGAGATAGAGCCGTCTGAAGAATTTCAGGGGCGTTTTTTAGAGGAGTTGTCTGAAATAATACGTTCTCATCTGCCTAAGAGTTGTATCGCTATCCGCTACGATCTCAACTGGCAATCGCACTGGTGCGACGAGAGCAACTATGATGACCAAGGAGTATGGATTGGGCCTCCCGAAAAAAAATATCAGGAGTTTCAGCTAAACTATGGTACTGTAGAGTGGAATCTGAGGAAGAGCAATTCTGATATTTTACCATCTACTACTATATATTTAGATCTGAGTCTGTCGGAAGATGAAATTCTGATGCAAATGAAGCCCAAGACACGTTACAATATACGTCTGGCCCAGAAAAAAGGTATTCGTGTCAATCGGGTAGGGTTGGATAAGATATCTATCTGGTACGATCTGTATAAAGAGACAGCTTTACGAAACGGACTATATATAAATGATATAGAGTATTTCTCCTCTGTGTTGACTGCAAAAGCAGATGATACTGCATCTCCGGCTCGGGTTGAACTCCTATTGGCAGAACACGAAGGAGAACCTTTGGCTGCTATATTCCTTGTTATGTCGGGGCATAGAGGGACATACCTATATGGAGCTTCATCTTCTCGCAAGAGAAACTATATGCCGACTTACGCACTCCAGTGGGAAGCTATAAAAATAGCGAAGGAATATGGTTGTACCGAGTACGATATGTTTGGCGTTTCGCCGGGACCTGATCATTCGCATCCCATGTATGGACTCTATCAGTTCAAGACCGGATTTGGCGGGGAACTATTTCATCATCTGGGTTGTTGGGACTATCTGCTGGATGAAGAAAACTACCGCTATCTTTTGATCAGCGAGATGAATGCACAAGGCTACTACTTGTCTTGA
- a CDS encoding DUF2179 domain-containing protein yields MFTIFETYPWLLPVMIFFGRICDVTLGTLRIIFVSKGEKYKAPIVGFFEVFIWVVIISQIFSQANSLVAYVAYAAGYAAGNYVGILVENRIAFGYQLLRVYTKKEALELIKVLNSKDIGATFVKGEGAISQVHIVEIVIGRKSLNEVIGIISDFDSKVFYLVEDIRYKKEGIFTLKNFARK; encoded by the coding sequence ATGTTTACCATTTTTGAGACTTATCCTTGGTTGTTGCCTGTGATGATTTTCTTTGGCCGTATATGTGATGTAACGCTAGGTACATTGCGTATAATCTTTGTATCGAAAGGTGAAAAATATAAAGCACCGATTGTGGGCTTTTTTGAAGTCTTTATCTGGGTTGTTATTATTTCTCAGATCTTCTCCCAAGCCAATAGTCTGGTCGCTTATGTTGCTTATGCTGCCGGTTATGCCGCTGGCAACTATGTCGGTATCTTGGTTGAGAACAGGATTGCCTTTGGGTATCAGCTGCTGCGTGTATACACCAAGAAAGAAGCTTTGGAACTTATAAAAGTGCTGAACAGCAAGGATATCGGAGCCACCTTTGTAAAAGGAGAAGGAGCTATATCTCAGGTTCATATTGTGGAGATCGTCATAGGACGTAAATCATTGAATGAAGTTATAGGTATAATATCTGATTTTGATTCGAAAGTTTTCTATTTGGTTGAAGATATCAGGTATAAGAAAGAGGGGATATTTACATTGAAAAACTTTGCAAGGAAGTAA
- a CDS encoding GH92 family glycosyl hydrolase gives MNKLFRAAAILIIHLTVLSCSQKTPTEDMAVNMTLNTYVNPFVGTSGFGNVYPGAQIPFGGIQISPDTDCDYYDAAAGYKYNHMTIMGFSLTHLSGTGIPDLGDFLFIPGTGTKKYTAGTHENPDEGYRSRYSHDKEWASPNYYAVDLLDYDVKAEMTSGIRSGIFKFTFPKTDSAFVMIDMDHVQWFKTAWSQFRIENDSTICGFKLVNGWGPERYVYFVAQFSKPFKHSGIMQDGKPVIYDTKRFRSDKVAYGTKIMGWLDFDAAQGAEVEVKVAISSTGTSGAYANLKELDNLNFDSLRKKGEILWAKELNKYKVKGTKEQLETFYTSVYHASLHPFIYEDIDGKYRAHDSNIRNTDSKFTNYTVFSLWDTYRAQHPLLNLTNPDRNANMINSMLAHYDQSVEHMLPIWSFYGNETWCMIGYHGVSVIADAIVKDIKGFDYERAYEAMKTTAMNPHYDCLPEYTAMGWVPFDKERESVSKTLEYAYDDYCVAMAAKKLGKEEDYKYFLNRSLSYQNLIDPESKFMRGRDSHGNWRTPFDAIAYTGPGSVHGWGDITEGFTYQYTWYVPQDVQGYINEMGSDVFEQRLDSMFTMELPDDIPGAHDIQGRIGAYWHGNEPCHQIIYLYNYIKQPWKAQEKIRYVLDTFYGNKPDALSGNDDCGQMSAWYIFNCMGFYPTCPSSNIYAIGSPGLEAVELTLANGKKISMTTENYSKQNVYIQAMFLNGKEYNKTYITYDDIKNGADIKFVLGSNPNKSWGTSDESVAPSLSKPKETLRYIKN, from the coding sequence ATGAATAAACTGTTTCGGGCCGCTGCCATTCTTATTATACATCTCACAGTCTTATCATGTAGTCAGAAGACACCAACAGAAGACATGGCTGTAAATATGACTTTAAATACCTATGTCAATCCTTTTGTTGGAACATCCGGATTTGGTAACGTATACCCGGGAGCTCAGATTCCCTTTGGAGGGATACAAATAAGTCCCGACACCGATTGTGACTATTACGATGCTGCAGCGGGCTATAAATATAACCATATGACAATAATGGGATTCAGCCTTACACATCTTAGTGGTACAGGAATCCCTGATCTTGGAGACTTCTTATTTATCCCCGGTACAGGCACAAAGAAATATACTGCGGGCACACACGAGAACCCCGACGAAGGATACCGATCACGATATAGCCATGATAAGGAATGGGCATCACCCAATTATTATGCTGTAGACCTGTTGGACTATGATGTGAAAGCAGAAATGACTTCCGGTATCCGATCCGGAATATTCAAATTCACATTTCCCAAAACAGATAGTGCTTTTGTGATGATAGATATGGATCATGTACAATGGTTTAAAACAGCATGGTCACAATTTAGAATAGAAAATGATTCAACCATCTGCGGATTTAAGCTGGTTAATGGATGGGGACCCGAACGCTATGTTTATTTTGTAGCACAGTTTTCCAAACCATTCAAACACTCAGGAATCATGCAAGACGGCAAGCCCGTAATCTATGATACAAAACGCTTCCGTAGCGATAAAGTAGCCTATGGTACTAAAATTATGGGATGGCTTGACTTTGATGCTGCGCAAGGAGCTGAGGTAGAAGTAAAAGTTGCGATCTCTTCCACCGGCACATCAGGTGCTTATGCCAATCTGAAAGAACTCGACAATCTGAACTTTGACAGCCTCAGAAAGAAGGGGGAAATACTTTGGGCTAAAGAACTAAATAAGTATAAAGTAAAAGGAACTAAAGAGCAACTGGAAACATTCTATACCTCTGTATATCATGCCTCGCTACATCCTTTCATATATGAAGATATAGATGGTAAATACAGGGCGCACGATTCGAATATCCGTAATACCGATAGCAAGTTTACCAACTATACCGTGTTCTCATTATGGGATACATACCGGGCTCAACACCCTCTTTTGAACCTGACGAACCCTGACAGAAATGCAAACATGATTAACTCCATGCTGGCTCATTATGACCAGAGTGTAGAGCACATGTTGCCTATCTGGTCTTTCTATGGGAATGAGACGTGGTGTATGATAGGCTATCATGGGGTTTCGGTTATTGCCGATGCTATAGTAAAAGACATCAAGGGCTTTGACTACGAGCGTGCGTATGAAGCAATGAAAACGACAGCAATGAACCCACATTATGATTGTTTACCGGAATACACCGCTATGGGTTGGGTACCTTTCGACAAAGAGCGTGAGTCTGTTTCGAAGACATTAGAATATGCTTATGACGATTATTGCGTCGCTATGGCTGCCAAGAAATTAGGAAAGGAAGAAGACTATAAATATTTCCTCAATCGTTCTCTATCTTACCAAAACCTGATAGATCCGGAAAGCAAGTTTATGAGAGGACGCGACTCTCATGGCAACTGGCGAACACCATTCGATGCGATAGCCTATACAGGCCCGGGATCTGTTCATGGATGGGGAGATATTACCGAAGGGTTTACCTATCAATATACATGGTATGTACCACAGGATGTACAAGGATATATAAACGAGATGGGTAGTGATGTTTTTGAACAACGTCTCGACTCTATGTTCACAATGGAACTGCCTGATGATATCCCGGGAGCGCATGACATTCAAGGACGAATTGGTGCATACTGGCATGGCAATGAACCTTGTCACCAGATAATATATCTCTACAACTATATCAAACAACCTTGGAAGGCACAGGAAAAGATACGCTATGTACTCGATACGTTCTATGGTAATAAGCCTGATGCCCTAAGCGGGAATGATGATTGCGGACAAATGTCGGCATGGTACATATTCAACTGCATGGGATTCTATCCTACATGTCCGTCAAGCAATATCTATGCGATAGGTTCTCCGGGACTGGAGGCTGTAGAACTTACATTGGCAAATGGAAAGAAGATATCTATGACCACCGAGAATTACAGTAAGCAAAACGTCTATATACAGGCTATGTTCCTCAATGGAAAAGAATATAACAAGACATATATTACTTACGACGATATAAAGAACGGAGCTGATATCAAGTTTGTATTGGGTAGCAACCCGAACAAATCATGGGGAACTTCGGATGAATCTGTAGCACCGTCGTTATCTAAGCCGAAGGAGACACTTCGCTATATAAAGAATTAG